A window of Chitinophagales bacterium contains these coding sequences:
- a CDS encoding NAD-dependent epimerase/dehydratase family protein produces MKITLTGATGFLGAYIARELVGRGHTVRALRRPGAVVPSYIESSVWEKIEWVEGDVLDIPSLEEAMKGAEAVIHSAAMVSFESGGKEKIYLVNREGTANVVNLALELGIPRMVHISSVAALGRTAHGDQVNEEKKWVESKLNTHYSRSKQQAEMEVWRGVGEGLSAVILNPSTILGFGDWDKSSSAIFKKIYKGFPWYTDGINGFVDVEDVARAAVLLMESDITEQRFIVSAENWTFKKLFETMAAGFGVKAPSRLATPFLSALSWRMEGIRCFFTGERPVLTRESARIAQTKTYFQNDKLLKALPGFSFTPLEESIQKACVKYRHHY; encoded by the coding sequence ATGAAGATCACCCTTACAGGCGCTACCGGATTTTTAGGGGCCTATATTGCCCGGGAATTGGTAGGCCGGGGCCATACTGTTCGTGCCTTGCGTCGCCCGGGGGCCGTGGTGCCTTCCTATATCGAATCTTCCGTTTGGGAGAAGATAGAATGGGTGGAGGGAGATGTATTGGATATCCCTTCGCTGGAAGAAGCCATGAAGGGGGCAGAAGCAGTCATTCATTCCGCGGCCATGGTTTCCTTTGAAAGTGGGGGGAAAGAAAAAATTTATCTCGTAAACCGTGAGGGAACGGCCAATGTGGTTAACCTGGCCCTGGAGTTGGGTATTCCCCGGATGGTACATATAAGTTCCGTAGCGGCCCTTGGACGTACTGCACATGGCGACCAGGTAAATGAAGAAAAGAAATGGGTGGAAAGTAAATTGAATACCCATTATTCCCGATCCAAACAACAGGCTGAGATGGAAGTATGGCGGGGCGTGGGTGAAGGTCTTTCCGCTGTGATCCTAAATCCCAGTACCATACTGGGTTTTGGTGATTGGGATAAAAGCAGCTCGGCCATCTTCAAAAAAATTTACAAAGGCTTTCCCTGGTATACCGACGGAATCAACGGATTTGTGGATGTGGAAGATGTAGCCCGTGCGGCTGTATTACTCATGGAATCCGATATCACCGAACAACGATTTATTGTAAGTGCGGAAAATTGGACCTTCAAAAAACTATTTGAAACCATGGCCGCTGGTTTTGGTGTTAAAGCCCCTTCGCGACTGGCTACCCCTTTCCTGAGTGCCTTGTCGTGGAGAATGGAAGGGATCCGATGTTTCTTTACTGGCGAACGTCCGGTACTGACCCGCGAAAGTGCCCGTATTGCACAAACCAAGACCTATTTTCAAAACGATAAGCTACTCAAGGCCTTGCCGGGATTTTCCTTTACCCCATTGGAAGAATCCATTCAAAAAGCCTGTGTTAAATACAGGCATCATTATTGA